The Bacteroidota bacterium genome has a window encoding:
- a CDS encoding PadR family transcriptional regulator, translating into MNVENAQAQMRKGVLEYCILAIINEGEIYPTDVINRLKESNLLVAEGTVYPLLNRLKTMELLSYKWVESNSGPPRKYYQLTDNGRLFLTELNKTWHELAHAVSINTKTLNTSQQ; encoded by the coding sequence ATGAATGTAGAAAATGCTCAGGCTCAAATGCGAAAAGGTGTGCTGGAGTATTGTATCCTGGCCATCATAAATGAAGGGGAGATCTACCCGACAGATGTGATTAACCGGCTCAAGGAAAGTAATTTGTTGGTAGCTGAGGGAACCGTATATCCCTTGCTTAACAGATTAAAAACAATGGAACTTCTAAGCTACAAATGGGTGGAAAGTAATTCAGGACCACCCCGCAAATATTATCAGTTGACTGATAACGGCCGATTATTTCTGACTGAATTAAATAAAACCTGGCATGAATTAGCGCATGCTGTATCAATCAACACAAAAACCTTAAATACCTCTCAACAATGA
- a CDS encoding DUF4190 domain-containing protein, with product MKTALFYALMALCLVGCNLERNLQQTAVYEPVVSAVQSDSHSTPIITMGNQPSGIEAVEPIAESTDFYTEAPVASIVKEEEEAIIESPKAIKSEHTTTKSIFDYKIQSPDQEVNTNAIIGFVLSIFPVIPVIGNIVGIVCCINALNEINNNPDTYSGKGLATFGLILNILSMVVLTVVILFALGILVFNQTP from the coding sequence ATGAAGACAGCTTTATTTTACGCTTTAATGGCTTTATGCCTGGTTGGTTGTAATTTGGAACGTAACCTCCAACAAACTGCTGTTTACGAGCCGGTTGTTAGTGCAGTTCAAAGTGACAGTCATTCAACTCCTATTATTACAATGGGCAATCAGCCCTCCGGAATTGAAGCGGTGGAGCCAATAGCAGAATCAACTGATTTTTACACAGAAGCACCTGTTGCAAGTATTGTTAAAGAAGAGGAGGAAGCAATAATTGAATCACCTAAAGCCATAAAATCAGAACACACAACCACAAAATCTATATTTGATTATAAAATTCAATCACCTGATCAGGAAGTAAATACGAATGCAATAATTGGATTTGTACTCAGTATTTTCCCTGTAATACCCGTAATTGGAAATATTGTAGGAATTGTATGTTGTATAAATGCGCTGAATGAGATTAATAATAATCCTGATACTTATTCCGGTAAAGGTTTGGCAACTTTTGGATTGATATTAAATATTCTTTCTATGGTTGTATTAACCGTGGTAATTTTGTTTGCTTTAGGCATTTTGGTTTTTAATCAGACACCCTGA
- a CDS encoding MSEP-CTERM sorting domain-containing protein, which translates to MIGDIKEKGILAEKKAATWTYNQIVNTRKDPGFLHYITGERMALQIFPFAKNELRESGITFIHAEPKTIFLDGDTISLGQQGDVINNNIIESTNQVAYIPESVKYSLPKTQRRPYYHFIVDISERTKKNNIESAIDDFIEKYPEGKNGAMVSLVNYNISTFPYVEETKEKIKSASFKGGFFMDRAIRTAIYDNYMHPDETFPMFIVCSDDLEKAYINSDFSDMQFAYPDVDYFINLKSNQDIYKHNLFHFPLTRRFNFNWTAVIQSHVIFMRIINIQNNF; encoded by the coding sequence ATGATTGGTGATATAAAGGAAAAAGGAATATTAGCAGAAAAAAAAGCCGCAACATGGACCTACAACCAAATTGTAAACACCAGAAAGGATCCTGGTTTTCTACATTATATAACAGGTGAACGAATGGCATTACAAATATTCCCTTTCGCAAAAAATGAATTGCGCGAATCCGGAATTACTTTTATACATGCTGAGCCAAAAACAATTTTTCTGGATGGCGACACAATTAGTTTAGGGCAACAGGGAGATGTTATAAATAACAATATTATTGAATCCACTAATCAGGTTGCTTATATTCCTGAATCAGTTAAATATTCATTACCTAAAACGCAAAGGAGGCCTTATTATCACTTTATTGTCGACATTTCTGAAAGGACTAAAAAAAATAATATTGAAAGTGCAATCGATGATTTTATTGAAAAATATCCCGAAGGAAAAAATGGGGCAATGGTATCATTGGTAAATTATAATATCTCTACCTTTCCATATGTTGAAGAAACCAAAGAAAAAATAAAATCCGCTTCGTTTAAAGGTGGCTTTTTTATGGACAGAGCAATCAGAACAGCAATTTATGATAATTATATGCATCCTGATGAAACATTTCCAATGTTTATCGTTTGTTCAGATGATTTAGAAAAAGCTTATATCAACAGCGATTTTAGTGATATGCAATTTGCTTATCCAGATGTTGACTATTTTATCAATTTAAAAAGTAATCAAGACATATACAAGCATAATCTTTTTCATTTTCCACTTACCCGTAGATTCAACTTCAATTGGACTGCCGTAATACAATCCCATGTTATATTTATGAGGATAATAAATATCCAAAACAATTTCTAA
- a CDS encoding DsbA family oxidoreductase has product MQVEIWSDIMCPFCYIGKRRFEKAMATFKDAGAIEVVWKSFQLDPNQEDLPGKSINEYLAERKGWTVDYAREMNKYVTDMAAAEGLTYDMDKAVVANSFNAHRLIQMAKKAGLGDAAEEALFYAYFTEGKNINDEQTLIQIGASIGLAEQAIQEMLESGIYVNDVRAEAQEAGMLGARGVPFFVFNRKYAISGAQATEAFTQVLDTAYADWKLSQAGKIEVVNDGDICAVDGDC; this is encoded by the coding sequence ATGCAGGTAGAAATTTGGTCAGATATCATGTGCCCTTTTTGTTACATAGGGAAACGCAGATTTGAAAAGGCTATGGCGACATTTAAAGATGCCGGAGCTATTGAAGTAGTATGGAAGAGTTTTCAATTGGACCCAAATCAGGAAGATTTACCTGGGAAAAGTATAAATGAATATCTGGCAGAGCGCAAGGGCTGGACAGTTGATTATGCCCGGGAAATGAATAAATATGTAACCGATATGGCAGCCGCTGAAGGTTTAACCTATGATATGGATAAAGCTGTTGTAGCCAACTCATTTAATGCGCACCGTTTAATTCAAATGGCGAAAAAAGCAGGCCTCGGTGATGCTGCAGAAGAAGCATTGTTTTATGCCTATTTTACAGAAGGAAAAAATATTAATGATGAACAAACCTTAATACAAATTGGTGCAAGTATCGGTTTAGCAGAGCAGGCAATTCAGGAAATGCTGGAGAGCGGCATTTATGTAAATGATGTTCGTGCCGAAGCTCAGGAAGCAGGAATGTTAGGGGCACGGGGAGTTCCGTTTTTTGTATTTAACCGCAAATATGCAATATCCGGTGCTCAGGCCACTGAGGCGTTTACACAGGTATTAGATACTGCATATGCAGACTGGAAATTATCGCAAGCAGGAAAAATTGAAGTTGTTAATGATGGTGATATATGTGCTGTTGATGGGGATTGTTAA